AGAAGAAGATCCGTTCCCTGTCTCCAAGAAAGCATGAGACACTAGGTATATCTCGTTTACGCCGTAAGTCTTTCCTGCCTCTATAAAGGAAGATCCTTTGCCGCTCAGGATTCCCTTGTTTACAAGCACATTTTTGTCCAGCTCAAGAGCTGAAATTCCAGAAGACCTTGAGAGGTCTAGGAACTGAAAAGATCCAGCTGTGTTCATAGGGAAATTGCCAGGGTCGAGGTAGTACCTTATATCCTCAGGCTTGGCGTTTCTCCAAGTGGCGGTGTACTGAATCCTGTACCAGCCGTTTTCCTCTCCTGTTATAGATACTATGCTTCCTTTCTTGAGAGTACCATATGCAAATGACATGGCATCCATCTGGGACCTGACTTGAGCTGCATCTGAAGTTACAGTGCCCACCATCCCGTTCACAGTCTGGAGCTGAGAGCTATGCACAAATCCAGGCTCGTTTCTGTATTTGTCAGTGACGTTCAGCCTTGAAGACTGCGCCTTTACCATATCAGAAATAGTTGCGTTGTACTGAGTGTAAGTCACAGCTGCGCCGTTGTCCTGGTTTCCAGATCCACCTGTGCCAGGAGTTTGAGGCTCTTCAGGCAAGCTAGGTTCTGGTGCTGTAGGAGTCTCGTTCTTCACGAACAGGGCCAGATTATTGCCGATTCGTTCCGCTGTGTAAGAAAACTTGCTCACATCGCTTTTAAGGTCGAGCACGACTCTTGTGACAAGAGTTCCGCTGCTGTACTCTTTTGGGTTTTCATACTGCGAAGTCCTTACCCTGGCTACAGAGCTAGAACTAACTGAACTACTTGTGTTAAGCGACGTGTCCAGCATATCTACAACTACCCTTCCAGACATGGTGAAGGCCTTGTAGTCCGTAGTGCTGCTGTTGTGAAGCACTATGGCTTCTCGCCCATTTATGTTTTCAAGGGTTATATTTCCCAAGGAATTAACCGAAAGCTCAGGAAAGACGACAGACACGTTGTTCCCGTCGAAAACAGGCTCGAAGCTTGTCTTGGACGAAAGGTTTATAGTCACCCTTAAGTTGTTGTCATCTAGCTGAGAAGCTGTAACTGACTTCACAGGAAACTTTGAGATATGAGACTCAAAGTACTTTCTTTCGATTCCTCCTATCTTTATCTTTCCATTCGGAATATCCAGCACTATTTTGTCTGGACTTTCAGCCGGTACATATACCTTAGGTGCACTGCCTGAAGAAAGAGAAAGTGAAACCGACGAGAGCTGCTTTGAATTCAGGTCACTTGAAGTTATATCAGATAGCTCGACATGAGTTCTGTCTATACCAAGCTGTGGATATACAACCTCGGCCTGAAAGCTTTCCTGGCTCCAGTTTACAACACCTCCGATTTCTTCGGATATAAACCTGAGTGGAACCATAGTGTAGCTGTGAGATTCCCCTTGCCTGCCGATCAGCTTTGGAGGAACGCCTAGGTCTATTTTTTTCTTTATGCCGTTTATCAAAACATAGTTGCTGTCTATTTCAAGGTAGATAGTCTTGTCTTTTGACTTTATTGTAACGCCTTTTTCACCGCTTTCATTGTTCCAAACAACATCGGCTCCCATGGCTTCAGCTATATCTCTAAGCGGAACCATAGTCCTGCCTTCATAAATGACAGCTGGAAAGCTAGTCGGAAGTTCGGATTCATTGAAAGAGACGCCCACATTTCTAAGCGAAAGCTGCTTTCCGTCAACTAAAGCACCTGTGTAGGTCGCTATGGGGGCGCTAGTTGTCTTTGCGCTCACAGCGAGAATATCAGGAAGGTCTTCAGCGTATGTAGAAAGAGGCGATGCGATTATAGAGCAAGACAATAAAATCGATATGATTCGTTTCATCTCATGATACCTCCTAAAAAATAAATTCAATTTATTTATACCCAACTTATAATATATTTTACCATATAGACAAGGCAATATATATCAGAGTTTGGGCATGATAGGAAGACTGAGAAAATAGTTCTAGTTTTTTTGATTTGCAAAGCTTGTTTCTCTTAGAGTGTTTAAGGGTATCAAGTCCAAGAAGAGAAATACACAGTGAATAAATATTCCAAAAAAGCTGGTGTGTGACATTTGAGAGAAAAGTGAGGGTAAAGCCCTAGAATTTAATGAAAAATATCTAAAAAGCACAAAAAAATAATGAAAATATTATCTAAATAGTTTATAATTATTAATACAGGAGGATGAGATTGATGAATCAGAATGCGAAAATAGTGTTGAGAAAGAAAGTTGATAGGGTTATAAAATCTCTGAATTCAAATAACATAAGTGGATATTTTGCTGAAAATAGGACTGAAGCCATAGGTATAGTTGAGAGGATTGTGGCTGAAGGGAGCACTGTTGCATCAGGCGGATCGGTAACTCTAGATGAAGTAGGAATGATAGACCACCTGAGATCGGGAAGGTATGTTTTTTTAGATAGATATGCAGAAGGGCTTACAGAAGCTGAGGTAAAGTCAATATACAGAGGAGCATTCTCTGCGGACGCCTACTTTACAGGACTGAATGCAATAACAGAGTCTGGGGAAATATACAATGTAGACGGGAACGGAAACAGGGTTGCCGCCATCATATACGGTCCAGACAAAGTGGTGTTTGTAGCTGGAGTGAACAAGATAGTCAAGGACTTCGATGAAGCCATAGAGAGAAACAAGAGAACAGCCGCTCCTCCAAACACAATAAGGCTGAAAAAGAAGACTCCTTGTGTAAAACTTGGATACTGCGTGGACTGTAGAAGTGAAGACAGGATTTGCAACAAGTACAGTTTGATAAAGCGAGAGAGAGAGCAGGGCAGAATGCACGTCATATTGATAGATGAGCAGCTTGGTTACTAGACAATCAAATATATACAGAGGATAGTTTCAATTTTGGACAAATAAAACTTGACCTCTAGAGGCTCAGGTGGTAAAATTTTTTCAAGTAGGAACTATCTTTAATCTGGTCCAGAGAGGCTAGAAAGGTATAAATAGAATCTTATCTTTTATTTAAGGTAATATGCCTTTCTGTGCCCGTGCCCAGGAAGGCTTTTTTTATACAAAAAAAGTCTTTGTAAACAACAAAAAAACTGGCGGGGTGATGATGTAATGAATGGAATTATTTATTTAGAAGACGGAACAGTCTATTTCGGAAAAGGATTTGGAGCTTGTGGTACAACTGTAGGGGAGCTTGTGTTTAACACAGCTATGATAGGATACCAAGAAGTGCTTGAAGATCCATCGAATGCAGGACTGATAGTGAACATGACTTATCCATGGATAGGAAACTATGGGATAAGAGAAGGAAAGGACTCAAAAGTGCATACTAAAGGACTTATAGCAAAGTATGTAAACGGGAACCCATCCAACCACAAGTCTATAAAGAATCTTGAAGAGTACATGGTGGAGAAGGGAATAGTTGGAGTTTCAGGAGTCGACACTAGAGCTATAACTAAGAAGATAAGAAGATCGGGAACATTGAAATGTGTAATAACGAACGAAGAGCATTCGGTTGCAGAGCTTGAAAAAAGAGTTAAAGAAGCCGAGTTTAAGACTGACTTCGTTTCAGAGTGCAGCGTAGAGGCTGTAGAGAAGATAGCTGGAAGCGAGCTTAACTTAGGAATACTGGACCTAGGAGATAAAGACAATATAGTCAAAGCTCTAGGCCAGAAGGGATATGGAGTGACTGTATTCCCATATAACTCGAGCATAGAGACTATAAAAGCAGAGAATATAGATGGAATGATCATAAGTGGAGGGCCAGGATCGGCTGAAAGTATTTCAGAGATATCGGGTACGGTTAAGGAAATAGCCCAAAGCTACCCTACTTTTGGAATAGCGCTTGGACATCAGTTGCTAGCCAAGTCATTCGGGGCTCAGGTAGACAAGATGAGCTACGGACACAGAGGCGGAAATCATGCCGTGTACGACTTCGGAAGAGAAAGAGCATATATAGTACCTCAAAACCACGGCTACGTTGTGAACAAGGAGAGCTTGGCAAATACAGAGCTTGAAATTACACACGAAAACCTAAACGACAATACAGTAGAAGGACTTAAGCACTCAAGCTTGAAGATTCAATCAATACAGTTTGAACTTGAAATGGAGTCAGACTTGGAGAACACTTCGTATCTGCTAAATGATTTCATAGACACTGTGAAGGAGGGAAAATAATGCCACTAAATAAAGAGCTAAAGACGGTTATGATAATAGGATCAGGTCCAATAGTAATAGGACAGGCGGCGGAATTCGACTACTCGGGAACTCAGGCCTGTAAGTCCATAAAAGAAGAGGGCATAAGAACGATCCTTATAAACAGCAACCCGGCCACTATAATGACGGACATGAATGTGGCTGACAAGGTGTATATAGAGCCTATAACTATAGACACTGTAGAGAAGATAATAGCTAAAGAGAGACCAGACGGACTGCTAGCTGGGTTCGGAGGTCAGACAGCACTTAACCTTGCTATGGATCTCAATGAAGCTGGAATACTTGAGAAGTACGGGGTGAAGCTACTAGGAGTTAAGCCTGACACTATAAAGAAAGCTGAAGACAGAGAGACTTTCAAGAATCTTATGATAGAGATAAATGAGCCAGTAGCTGAGAGTATAATAGCTACCAAGATAGAGGAATGCAAGGCGTTCGTGGCTAAAAACGGATACCCAGTTATAATTAGACCGGCATTCACGCTTGGAGGAACAGGTGGTGGAGTGGCACACGACGACGAGGAGTTAGTAGAGATCTGTAACTCAGGTTTCAGCAACAGCCCTATAGGACAGATACTCCTAGAGCAGAGCGTTGCAGGATGGAAAGAGATAGAGTTCGAGGTTATGAGAGATGCAAAGGGCAACTCTATGGTTATATGCAGCATGGAGAACGTGGACCCGGTTGGAGTTCATACAGGGGACAGTATAGTTGTGGCTCCGGCTCAGACGCTTGGAACAGAAGAGTATGCAATGCTTAGAACTTCGGCACTGAAGATACTTGAAAACCTGGATCTAGAAGGTGGATGTAACGTACAGTATGCGCTTGACACTGATACAGACAAGTACGTCGTAATAGAGGTAAACCCAAGGGTTAGCCGTTCTTCGGCGCTGGCGTCTAAGGCGGCAGGATACCCTATAGCCAAGATAGCATCTAAGATAGCCATAGGCTATACGCTTGACGAACTCAAGAACTATGTGACTAAGACTTCAAGTGCGCTTTTTGAGCCTTCGATAGACTACGTGGTTATAAAGTTCCCTAAATGGGCTTTCGACAAGTTTGCAGAAGCTGCAAGAAAGCTAGGAACTCAGATGAAGGCCACAGGAGAGGTAATGTCTATAGGTAGAAGCTTTGAAAACGCGATGATGAAGGCACTTACTTCTCTTGAGAGCAAGGCAGAGGGAATGAGACTTGGAAGCCTTGTGGGTATGTCTAAAGAAGAAGTGCTTGAAAAGATAAACAGATGCGACGACGAGAGAATGTTCGCCATAGCTCAGGCCATAAGAATGGGAATACCTGCTGAAAAGATAAACGAAGACACTAAGATAGACATGCTCTTCCTGAACGGAATAGCCAATATTGTGAACATGGAGAACAGACTGTCTAGCGAAGAGCTTACAAAAGAGCTTATATTTGAAGCCAAGGACATGGGCTTTGCAGACAAGGATATAAGCATACTGAGTGGTATAGATACAGACAAAGTAACCGACCTAAGAAAAGAGTACGGAATAACACCTGTCTACAAGATGGTTGACACTTGTGGTGGAGAGTTTGACGCACAGACTCCTTACTACTACTCTTCTTACGACACGGAAAACGAAAATGTGGTTTCAGACGAGGAGAGCATAATAGTTCTAGGTTCTGGACCGATAAGAATAGGTCAAGGTGTGGAGTTCGACTACTGCTGCGTTCACGGAGTTTGGGCTATAAAAGAGGCTGGATATCAGTCGATAATCATAAACAACAACCCTGAGACTGTAAGTACAGACTTCGACACTTCAGACAAGCTTTTCTTCGAGTCGCTTTATATAGAGGACGTAATGAATATAATAGAGCAGGAGAAGCCTAAAGGAGTAGTTGTACAGTTCGGTGGACAGACTTCTATAAACCTAGCTCAAAAGCTAAGTGAAAGAGGCATAAACATACTTGGAACTTCATACGACTCTATAGACCTGGCTGAGAACAGAGAGAAGTTCGGAAAGCTTCTAAGCGAGCTTGAAATACCTTCACCAGCTGGTGGCGGAGTTACAAACCTAGAGGAAGCCTTCGAGATAGTTGAGAAGCTGAAGTACCCTGTAATAGTTAGACCTTCTTATGTAATTGGAGGAAGAGCTATGCAGGTTGTGTATGACGACGAAATACTGAGAGCTTACATGACTGAAGCTGTTACAGCGTCTAAGACACGCCCAGTGCTTATAGACAAGTACGTAAAGGGAACAGAGATAGAGGTAGACGCAATATGCGACGGAGAAGACATACTGATACCGGGCATAATGGAGCATGTAGAGAGAACAGGAGTTCACTCAGGAGACAGTATAACTGTGTACCCTACTATGACTCTAAGCGACGAAGTCAAGGCCAAGCTTGTGGAGTACACTAAGAAAATGGCTGTGGCTCTGAATACAAAGGGACTTATAAACGTGCAGTATGTATATGACGGAGAGGATATCTACGTAATAGAGGTAAACCCTAGAGCGTCTAGAACAGTGCCTATACTGAGCAAGGTGACTGGAGTTCCTATGGTCAAGATAGCTGTAGACATAATGCTAGGCAAGAAGCTTTCAGAGATGGAGTACGGAATTGGCCTTATGGAAGAGAAAAAGTTCAACGCCGTTAAGATACCTGTATTCTCTACAGAGAAGCTAGGAGATGTAGATATATACCTAGGGCCTGAGATGAAGTCTACAGGAGAGGTACTAGGTCTAGACGAGGACCTTGACAAGGCTGTCTACAAGGCTTTCAAGGCTACGAAAGTTCAGATGCCTATGTCTGGCGGAATGTATGTATCTATAAAAGACGTAGACAAATCGGACTCTATAGATATAATCAAGAGCTATGTGGAGATGGGCTTCAACCTCTACGGCTCTATGGGAACTTACCAGTTCCTAAAAGAGAACGGAATAAAGTGCGAGCCTATAGAGACTGCCGAGATAACTGAGAAGATGGCAAGTGGAGATATAAAGCTCATCATAAACACACCTACTAAGGGAAATGACAAGAGAAGAAAAGGGTTCAAGCTTAGAAGAAAAGCTGCTGAGCACAGAATACCGCTTTTCACAAGTATAGACACAGCAAAGCTCTTCTTGACTGCGCTGAATGTGAAGAAGAACGAAGACGAAGTAGAGTACAAAGAACTAAAGCACTACTTCAGCTAAAAAAAGGCCAGGCGAAAAGCCTGGCCTTCTGTATTTTTACTTGATTATATGAGAGCAACTGTGATATATATTAAAGAGGTATTTTAAAATAAATATGGGAGTGAATAGAGTATGGATATGGAGTTTTACAAGATAGGGGAAATAGAAGAAAGCAAGCTAGAAGTCATGATAATAGGTATAGAGTACAACAACGAGCTTATATTTGACAAAGTTGAAGATATAGAGGGTTGGAAGCTTCCGGAGCCAAACAAGAATTCAGAAGAATGCCCCATGGAAGCGGCAGTTAAGGTCATAACAGAAGAGATTGGGGCTGTCAGCTTTACGCTCAAGCAGATAGAGGATTTCTGCGTCAAAGAGGACGGGAAAGAGACATACGGAAGGCTTTTCTATGCTAAAGTAGAGAGATTTGACTCGAGCCTAGACTCTGAGATAGAGCTCAGATATTTCTTGGTCCATCCAGAGATATACGAGAAGCTAGCTGAGATGAAAGGCGTTATATAGGAAGAAAAAGGTACGCTGTAGCAATATGGCGTACCTTTTTTGGTATATAATATAAGCAAGAAAAAGGAGGTGAATTTATGGGAAATATATTAGTCGTGGAGGATAATGAAACAATAGCCAACGGACTGGTAAATATAATTAGATCGATAAACGATGGATTAAATGTAAAGACAACAGGGTATGCCGAAGAGGCAATTAGATATGCAGGTGAAGTCAAATGGGACGTGTTTTTACTGGATATTCAGCTAAAAGATTATTCGGGAATTGAGCTTGCAAAGAAACTCAGGGAGGTTGAAAAATACAAGTTGACTCCTATCGTATTCATAACGTCTATTCCAAATGAAGAATTAAATGCATTTAGAAAAATACACTGCTATGATTATATAATCAAGCCGTTTAAAGAAGCAGTGGTCAAAGAAACACTGAAAACTATAATAGAATATGGAATTAGAGAAATTCAAGCTGACGATGTGATTAAGATAAAGAAAAAGTTTTATTCAAATATGATAAAGCAGAAGGAAATAATCTATATAGAGGCTAGGCTTAAGGATTTAGAAATAGTTACAGTTAAAGAAAGGCTTAATGTAAAAGACTATAGCCTAAAGAAGCTTTTTGAAGAGCTGAACGGGGATTTTTTGCAATGTCATAGAAGTTATGTTTTAAATAAGTCCTATTTAGAGCATATAGACCATATAAAAAATGAAATAAAGCTGAGAGAATTAGAACAGGCTATACCGATAGGCAGAACATATAAGAAGCGTTTAATGGAGGATATATCGTGGGAATAGCTCAAATAGGAATTTTAACTGTATTTGATATCGTTATAATGATTATTCTGACTAAGAAGTTACTAAATGTAGAAAGATTGGATAGATTGAAAGTTATACTAATTACTATATCGCTTGTAATTGTGTCTATGATGGCAAGATACTTTCTATATAGTTATAGTTTGATTTTAGGGATTCCAGCTTATGTAATCGCAATATACTTTTTATATAAGCGGAGTTTGAGAGATACTATTTGCTCTTGTTTTTTTAGCTATATAGCCATGATGGTGTTGGAGTTCTTGGGTATAAGTATCGTCAAATATGGGGTTGGAACAGTTGGGTTTGACTTTAAGACGGGAATAATATCACAGAGTCTAGGGCTTGTTCTTGCAACTTTGCTATATTTGACAATTCCATTGAATATTATTATAGAACATATCAAGCGTAAGAAAATTCATAGCTATATATTGGCAAATACAGCTTTGGTATTGATGTCTTTTGCATTGTATTGGAATTTGAATATTCAAGGGTTTTTAAAGGATATAATCATTTTATCCACATTATCTTTAGGAATAGTTTTCTTGAATTTTATTCTATTAAGGCGGGAGATTCGAAGTGAATTGGAAAGACAGAAACTGAATGAATATGACAATTACTTTTCCATAATAAATGAACTTATAGAGGATATTCGGTCAAAACAACATGAATTTGACAACCATATCCAAGCTATAAGAATGATAAGATTTACAAATAAAAACTATGAAAGTTTGACTAATGAAATGGACAGCTATATGGGGGAAATAGAAGAGAGCAATGACTTAGGTGATTTGATAAAGTTGAACAATAAGATATTGGCGGGATTTTTATATAAAAACAAGAAAATGGCAAAAACCTTGGGGATTGAATTTGAAATCATAGTAGAAGACTATAACTTTAGAACTGCCCTCAAAAATTATGAGCTTATTGAGCTGACAGGAAACTTAGTCAAGAACGCCTTTGAAACAGGGATATCTGATAATCATATCTTATTTTCTCTTAAAGAAAATGCTATCGAGGTGAAAAACAAGCATTCATATATTGATGATAGTCATATTGAAAAGATATTTGAAGTAGGATATTCTACAAAAGCCAAATCGGGTAGAGGCTATGGAATGAAAAATATCGTTCAAATCCTAGACAGATATAGTGGAGAGATAGAGGTTTATAATGAGATGCTTTTTGATGAAAATTATTTTGTGGTAAAACTGCTATTTTGAACTTCTGATTTCAATTCTTCAGGACATTCAGGTTCACCCCAAAAGCCCAAACAAGCGGTATAGTTAAGTGAATTAGGAGCAAAGGAAATTAAAAAATTACAGATGATTTTAAGTAGTTTTTTCATAGACAAAGACCCCTTTCGATATTAAAATTTGCAGAGAATATAAAGAAATAATATATATTGAATTTAGAAAGTATAGATTATCCTTTATCAAAAATATGCTAAAAAATGAAATAAAGCAATGAATATAGAGATGATTTTGAACTGTAGGCATTTTTCACGACTATACTTAGGTCTATTTTCACCAATTACAGGAGCTAGACCATAAATCACAGATATTGAAAATATAAAAAGTACAATCGCTAAATTTTGACTTATGGTGAAGTTGTTTTTTAAAAAAATTTCGATTCCAAAGAATGTTCCAGTAAATGCTAGACAGGCTTTGTAGCTTTTAAAATGCATTCCACCCGAAAAAGTTCGCATTGGAAGTAATACTACAAAAGAACATATATAGTCTAAAAAAACTCCAAATATTGCGAATGAAAGCGATAAAATCAAAAACTTTGAGATATCACCTAGTAAGACTTCCAAAGAGTATTTCAGCTTTATAGACTCTATATGAGACAATTCAAATTTATTTGTAAAGTATTTTGCTAAACAATTAATAAAAACCATAGAATACCCCTACCCCTATTATCTAATATGTAGGATATCATAAATGGATAATAATATTATATAAATAGAATAAAAAGCGCTTGAAATGGAATGAATGAAATACTAAATTTCTATTCATTCTATTTCAAATACCGTTCATTCCAATGATATTGAATATTGATTTTTAAAAGGGTAGTATGTGGCTGTAAAGAAAATTTAAAAATATTGGGAGGTATTACTGGAATGAAAAGACTGATTAAAGGAACTATAATGAGTTTAGCATTGACCTTGGGGATAGGAACAGCAGCATTTGCAGCAATAGCTTATGTTGAAGGCGGAGTATGGGACTATGGGACAACTTCTACTAAAGTATACTCAGACTATTATCATCAAAGTAAAGAACATACAGCTTCTGTAAGCGCAGGAGGAAAAATTGTTAGGAGTGGGAATGTAAGCAAAGGACAGTGGGCAAAAGCAAGTATGAGTAAGAGTTGGTATCAAACCGGATATGCATATTATAATGTGAAGTAAGAACAACATAGGTTAAAGGGGCTTCGAAGTAAGTCCCTTTAATAAAATCAGTCAAAAAAGAGGGGAGAAAATATGAAAAAAATATGGATGATGCTGTTTGCAATAGGGCTGACATTTACAGCTATATTCAGTGTATTTCTGTTTTCCAATAGAGAAGAATACAGTCAGGGTTATTTAGACAAGTATAATAGACATATGATAACAGTAAATCACTCTGATAGTTCCGAAGTGGTAGAAGTAGTGTTGAAGAGATTAAATGAGATTGCGATTGAAAATAAGGTGAACTTATATAGAAAATTAGAGTTTTATGATGAAAAATCAAAATACAACAATGATATATATGTTGCAATCAGCGACGAAAGCAAGGTGAAAAAGACATTATACATAGGCGAAAATGAAAACTTAAAGGGCGATTTTAATTTAGATAGAAATGATATAAAGGATTTTAATAATTTAAAGGTAGTCGTAAGACCGTTTATGGAATCAAAGGACGAGGGGCTGATGGGAAATTACTTCGTTCAGAGCGATGATGAAAGTGCGATAAAAGCTGTACTAGAGGAGTTTAGAAATTTAGGTTTAGAATACAACACCATAGAGTTTCCCCCTTTGCTCTTTAATTTGGGCTATACCATAAGTCAAACTGGAATAACTCCACTTATAATATCCTTGGGAATATTTCTATTGAGCTTTGTATTTATCTCACTATATGAGATATCGTTGAGATTTAAGGAAATTTCAATATATAAGCTTCAAGGATATAGACTATTTAAGGTATTTGGAATATTTATTACAGAAAAGCTTGTTTATATTGCCGGCTTAAACTTAATAGCTATCGTAGGATTGGGTATTTATGATACTATCTCCAAGAATGGAAATCGACTAGTTGCTTTCCTACTGTTTTCATTAGTAGTATTAGCAATATATACTGTGGCTATATTATTTATATATGGGGTTAGCTTTCTGATAGCTAGAACTATAGTGATAAAGGATATGATAAAGGGAAATA
This is a stretch of genomic DNA from Andreesenia angusta. It encodes these proteins:
- a CDS encoding accessory gene regulator B family protein gives rise to the protein MVFINCLAKYFTNKFELSHIESIKLKYSLEVLLGDISKFLILSLSFAIFGVFLDYICSFVVLLPMRTFSGGMHFKSYKACLAFTGTFFGIEIFLKNNFTISQNLAIVLFIFSISVIYGLAPVIGENRPKYSREKCLQFKIISIFIALFHFLAYF
- a CDS encoding sensor histidine kinase — translated: MGIAQIGILTVFDIVIMIILTKKLLNVERLDRLKVILITISLVIVSMMARYFLYSYSLILGIPAYVIAIYFLYKRSLRDTICSCFFSYIAMMVLEFLGISIVKYGVGTVGFDFKTGIISQSLGLVLATLLYLTIPLNIIIEHIKRKKIHSYILANTALVLMSFALYWNLNIQGFLKDIIILSTLSLGIVFLNFILLRREIRSELERQKLNEYDNYFSIINELIEDIRSKQHEFDNHIQAIRMIRFTNKNYESLTNEMDSYMGEIEESNDLGDLIKLNNKILAGFLYKNKKMAKTLGIEFEIIVEDYNFRTALKNYELIELTGNLVKNAFETGISDNHILFSLKENAIEVKNKHSYIDDSHIEKIFEVGYSTKAKSGRGYGMKNIVQILDRYSGEIEVYNEMLFDENYFVVKLLF
- a CDS encoding lactate utilization protein; this encodes MNQNAKIVLRKKVDRVIKSLNSNNISGYFAENRTEAIGIVERIVAEGSTVASGGSVTLDEVGMIDHLRSGRYVFLDRYAEGLTEAEVKSIYRGAFSADAYFTGLNAITESGEIYNVDGNGNRVAAIIYGPDKVVFVAGVNKIVKDFDEAIERNKRTAAPPNTIRLKKKTPCVKLGYCVDCRSEDRICNKYSLIKREREQGRMHVILIDEQLGY
- a CDS encoding cyclic lactone autoinducer peptide; this encodes MKKLLKIICNFLISFAPNSLNYTACLGFWGEPECPEELKSEVQNSSFTTK
- a CDS encoding lactococcin 972 family bacteriocin; its protein translation is MKRLIKGTIMSLALTLGIGTAAFAAIAYVEGGVWDYGTTSTKVYSDYYHQSKEHTASVSAGGKIVRSGNVSKGQWAKASMSKSWYQTGYAYYNVK
- a CDS encoding stalk domain-containing protein, translating into MKRIISILLSCSIIASPLSTYAEDLPDILAVSAKTTSAPIATYTGALVDGKQLSLRNVGVSFNESELPTSFPAVIYEGRTMVPLRDIAEAMGADVVWNNESGEKGVTIKSKDKTIYLEIDSNYVLINGIKKKIDLGVPPKLIGRQGESHSYTMVPLRFISEEIGGVVNWSQESFQAEVVYPQLGIDRTHVELSDITSSDLNSKQLSSVSLSLSSGSAPKVYVPAESPDKIVLDIPNGKIKIGGIERKYFESHISKFPVKSVTASQLDDNNLRVTINLSSKTSFEPVFDGNNVSVVFPELSVNSLGNITLENINGREAIVLHNSSTTDYKAFTMSGRVVVDMLDTSLNTSSSVSSSSVARVRTSQYENPKEYSSGTLVTRVVLDLKSDVSKFSYTAERIGNNLALFVKNETPTAPEPSLPEEPQTPGTGGSGNQDNGAAVTYTQYNATISDMVKAQSSRLNVTDKYRNEPGFVHSSQLQTVNGMVGTVTSDAAQVRSQMDAMSFAYGTLKKGSIVSITGEENGWYRIQYTATWRNAKPEDIRYYLDPGNFPMNTAGSFQFLDLSRSSGISALELDKNVLVNKGILSGKGSSFIEAGKTYGVNEIYLVSHAFLETGNGSSSLAKGVLVSTVDGKPVEPKTVYNMFGIGAVDSNPLKLGAEKAYKEGWFTPEKAIVGGAKFISEGYISKGQNTLYEMKWHPDINKIWHQYATDIGWAYKQVNNMKKLYDLCSGYTLKYDIPVYKK
- a CDS encoding LytR/AlgR family response regulator transcription factor — protein: MGNILVVEDNETIANGLVNIIRSINDGLNVKTTGYAEEAIRYAGEVKWDVFLLDIQLKDYSGIELAKKLREVEKYKLTPIVFITSIPNEELNAFRKIHCYDYIIKPFKEAVVKETLKTIIEYGIREIQADDVIKIKKKFYSNMIKQKEIIYIEARLKDLEIVTVKERLNVKDYSLKKLFEELNGDFLQCHRSYVLNKSYLEHIDHIKNEIKLRELEQAIPIGRTYKKRLMEDISWE
- the carB gene encoding carbamoyl-phosphate synthase (glutamine-hydrolyzing) large subunit; translation: MPLNKELKTVMIIGSGPIVIGQAAEFDYSGTQACKSIKEEGIRTILINSNPATIMTDMNVADKVYIEPITIDTVEKIIAKERPDGLLAGFGGQTALNLAMDLNEAGILEKYGVKLLGVKPDTIKKAEDRETFKNLMIEINEPVAESIIATKIEECKAFVAKNGYPVIIRPAFTLGGTGGGVAHDDEELVEICNSGFSNSPIGQILLEQSVAGWKEIEFEVMRDAKGNSMVICSMENVDPVGVHTGDSIVVAPAQTLGTEEYAMLRTSALKILENLDLEGGCNVQYALDTDTDKYVVIEVNPRVSRSSALASKAAGYPIAKIASKIAIGYTLDELKNYVTKTSSALFEPSIDYVVIKFPKWAFDKFAEAARKLGTQMKATGEVMSIGRSFENAMMKALTSLESKAEGMRLGSLVGMSKEEVLEKINRCDDERMFAIAQAIRMGIPAEKINEDTKIDMLFLNGIANIVNMENRLSSEELTKELIFEAKDMGFADKDISILSGIDTDKVTDLRKEYGITPVYKMVDTCGGEFDAQTPYYYSSYDTENENVVSDEESIIVLGSGPIRIGQGVEFDYCCVHGVWAIKEAGYQSIIINNNPETVSTDFDTSDKLFFESLYIEDVMNIIEQEKPKGVVVQFGGQTSINLAQKLSERGINILGTSYDSIDLAENREKFGKLLSELEIPSPAGGGVTNLEEAFEIVEKLKYPVIVRPSYVIGGRAMQVVYDDEILRAYMTEAVTASKTRPVLIDKYVKGTEIEVDAICDGEDILIPGIMEHVERTGVHSGDSITVYPTMTLSDEVKAKLVEYTKKMAVALNTKGLINVQYVYDGEDIYVIEVNPRASRTVPILSKVTGVPMVKIAVDIMLGKKLSEMEYGIGLMEEKKFNAVKIPVFSTEKLGDVDIYLGPEMKSTGEVLGLDEDLDKAVYKAFKATKVQMPMSGGMYVSIKDVDKSDSIDIIKSYVEMGFNLYGSMGTYQFLKENGIKCEPIETAEITEKMASGDIKLIINTPTKGNDKRRKGFKLRRKAAEHRIPLFTSIDTAKLFLTALNVKKNEDEVEYKELKHYFS
- the carA gene encoding glutamine-hydrolyzing carbamoyl-phosphate synthase small subunit, with product MNGIIYLEDGTVYFGKGFGACGTTVGELVFNTAMIGYQEVLEDPSNAGLIVNMTYPWIGNYGIREGKDSKVHTKGLIAKYVNGNPSNHKSIKNLEEYMVEKGIVGVSGVDTRAITKKIRRSGTLKCVITNEEHSVAELEKRVKEAEFKTDFVSECSVEAVEKIAGSELNLGILDLGDKDNIVKALGQKGYGVTVFPYNSSIETIKAENIDGMIISGGPGSAESISEISGTVKEIAQSYPTFGIALGHQLLAKSFGAQVDKMSYGHRGGNHAVYDFGRERAYIVPQNHGYVVNKESLANTELEITHENLNDNTVEGLKHSSLKIQSIQFELEMESDLENTSYLLNDFIDTVKEGK